One Azospirillum sp. B510 genomic window carries:
- a CDS encoding outer membrane beta-barrel protein, with product MKTSTFSILALALASTGLTSLPAAAQDDLQRGETVLERRRPELEQLGLRAGSFLFLPRVEAGATYDSNVYATRDDHKDDVIWTVRPRLDIKSDFSEHALNFSASADAGRYSDHTRENFTDYAVQADGRFDVNKGGALDGRLFHRRNHEGRGDINSLQGYAEPVTYLTSGGEAGYTQRFNRLRARLSGSAQYISYDDVDLVGGGIAPQGDRDRWEYATVGRVGYEFIDGYEAFVQGTYSWTRHKNDRDAFGIDRDSDGYEVVGGLATDLTGLITGEVFAGYLVRNYKDSRLEDFSGLSFGGRVNWAVTQLTGISATASRQVRETSASPGLGSASSYTRSLFALGVDHELLRSLVLNGRLQYRQDDFNGNDRKDKVYTGSVGGTYQMNRYLYLTGGYTYEKRNSNLNSADYSDNLIYLRLGAQM from the coding sequence ATGAAAACCAGCACCTTTTCCATTCTCGCCCTCGCTCTTGCCTCGACCGGGCTGACGTCGCTTCCCGCCGCCGCCCAGGATGACCTGCAGCGTGGCGAAACCGTGCTGGAGCGCCGCCGGCCGGAGCTGGAGCAGCTCGGGCTGCGCGCCGGCTCCTTCCTGTTCCTGCCGCGGGTGGAGGCTGGCGCCACCTATGACAGCAACGTCTACGCCACCCGCGACGATCATAAGGACGACGTCATCTGGACCGTCCGGCCGCGGCTCGACATCAAGTCCGACTTTTCGGAACATGCGCTGAACTTCTCGGCGTCGGCCGATGCCGGGCGCTACAGCGACCACACCCGTGAAAACTTCACGGACTATGCCGTTCAGGCCGACGGGCGTTTCGATGTGAACAAGGGCGGCGCGCTGGACGGCCGGCTGTTCCACCGCCGCAACCATGAGGGCCGCGGCGACATCAACAGCCTCCAGGGCTATGCCGAGCCGGTGACCTATCTCACCAGCGGCGGTGAGGCGGGCTATACCCAGCGCTTCAACCGGCTGCGCGCCCGCCTGTCCGGCTCGGCCCAGTACATCTCCTATGACGATGTCGATCTGGTCGGTGGCGGCATCGCTCCCCAGGGCGACCGCGACCGTTGGGAGTACGCGACGGTCGGCCGTGTCGGCTATGAGTTCATCGACGGCTACGAGGCCTTCGTCCAGGGCACCTATTCCTGGACCCGCCACAAGAACGACCGCGACGCCTTCGGCATCGACCGCGATTCCGACGGCTATGAGGTGGTGGGCGGTCTCGCCACCGATCTGACCGGCCTGATCACCGGCGAGGTCTTCGCCGGCTATCTTGTCCGCAACTACAAGGATTCGCGGCTGGAGGACTTCAGCGGCCTGTCCTTCGGCGGGCGCGTGAACTGGGCGGTCACGCAGCTGACCGGCATCAGCGCCACCGCCAGCCGTCAGGTGCGCGAGACCTCGGCCAGCCCGGGGCTGGGCAGCGCGTCCAGCTACACCCGCAGCCTGTTCGCGCTGGGCGTCGACCATGAACTGTTGCGCTCGCTGGTGCTGAACGGCCGGTTGCAGTACCGCCAGGACGATTTCAACGGCAATGACCGCAAGGACAAGGTCTACACCGGCAGTGTAGGCGGAACCTATCAGATGAACCGCTATCTCTATCTGACCGGCGGCTATACCTATGAAAAGCGCAACTCCAACCTGAACAGCGCGGATTACAGCGATAACCTGATCTATCTGCGTCTCGGCGCGCAGATGTAA
- a CDS encoding ABC transporter ATP-binding protein has product MSDALLTVDGLQSWYGRAHILDGIALTVGRGEVVALMGRNGAGKTTTLKAIMGLVERRAAVLRFDGRDLSALPAHRIARLGVGYVPEDRRIFADLTVEENLEVGRQPPRPGAPAWTPERLFALFPNLAEMRGRRGTRMSGGEQQMLTLARTLMGNPSLLLLDEPSEGLAPLIVRQMADAVRRLKAEGLSVLLSEQSLSFASSVADRACVIETGRPRWAGTMAELMADDAVRAAYLAV; this is encoded by the coding sequence GTGAGCGACGCGCTTTTGACGGTGGACGGCCTCCAGTCCTGGTATGGCCGCGCCCACATCCTCGACGGCATCGCCCTGACGGTGGGCCGTGGCGAGGTGGTGGCGCTGATGGGCCGCAACGGTGCCGGCAAGACCACCACGCTGAAGGCGATCATGGGGCTGGTGGAGCGGCGCGCGGCGGTGCTGCGCTTCGATGGCCGCGACCTGTCCGCCCTGCCCGCCCACCGCATCGCCCGGCTCGGCGTCGGCTATGTGCCGGAGGATCGCCGCATCTTCGCCGACCTGACGGTCGAGGAGAATCTGGAGGTCGGCCGCCAGCCGCCCCGCCCCGGCGCCCCGGCCTGGACGCCGGAGAGGCTGTTCGCCCTGTTCCCCAACCTCGCGGAGATGCGCGGGCGACGCGGCACCCGGATGAGCGGCGGCGAGCAGCAGATGCTGACCCTGGCCCGCACGCTGATGGGCAACCCGTCGCTGCTGCTGCTCGACGAGCCGTCGGAGGGGCTGGCGCCGCTGATCGTCAGGCAGATGGCCGACGCGGTGCGGCGGCTGAAGGCGGAGGGGCTGTCGGTGCTGCTGTCCGAACAGAGCCTGTCCTTCGCCTCCTCCGTCGCCGACCGCGCCTGCGTCATCGAGACGGGACGCCCGCGCTGGGCCGGCACGATGGCGGAGCTGATGGCCGATGACGCGGTGAGGGCGGCCTATCTGGCGGTGTGA
- a CDS encoding ABC transporter substrate-binding protein: MTLVRLTRRALIATAGAALVTSSLMSAALAQPLEKATVGVLALSSSGPIFIAKAKGYFAKEGLDVELKMFTSAQQVPVAVTSGDVDFGVTGLTAGFYNLASKGAVTIIAAQSRDEPGFPLSAYLATNAAYDAGLKSPADLKGKRIAITTVGSTFHYMIGLLAKKHGFTVKDVTMVPLQDVPKMVAAFRGGQVDAIIAPSTVSRQLVADGAGKMLGWVGDETPWQLGALFTAPKTMKDRRPLVEKFVRAYKTALAEYHAAFNGKDASGALVKGPGYDELLTIIADATKQKPDIAAAGLPYVDPQARLLVDDIVNQVKFWQSEGQVDKALDPMSVMDLSVAGR; the protein is encoded by the coding sequence ATGACCCTCGTCCGCCTCACCCGGCGCGCCCTGATCGCCACCGCCGGCGCCGCCTTGGTCACCAGCTCCCTGATGTCCGCGGCGCTGGCGCAGCCGCTGGAGAAGGCGACGGTCGGGGTGCTGGCGCTGTCCTCCTCCGGGCCGATCTTCATCGCCAAGGCCAAGGGCTATTTCGCGAAGGAAGGGCTGGACGTCGAGCTGAAGATGTTCACCTCGGCCCAGCAGGTGCCGGTCGCCGTGACCTCGGGCGATGTCGATTTCGGCGTCACCGGCCTGACTGCCGGCTTCTACAACCTCGCCTCGAAAGGGGCGGTCACCATCATCGCCGCGCAGAGCCGCGACGAGCCGGGCTTCCCCTTGAGCGCCTATCTCGCGACCAACGCCGCCTATGACGCCGGGCTGAAGTCGCCGGCCGACCTGAAGGGCAAGCGGATCGCCATCACCACCGTCGGTTCGACCTTCCATTACATGATCGGTCTGCTGGCGAAGAAGCACGGCTTCACCGTCAAGGACGTCACCATGGTGCCGTTGCAGGACGTGCCGAAGATGGTCGCCGCCTTCAGGGGCGGGCAGGTCGACGCCATCATCGCGCCGTCCACCGTGTCACGGCAGCTGGTGGCCGACGGCGCCGGCAAGATGCTGGGCTGGGTCGGCGACGAGACGCCCTGGCAGCTCGGCGCCCTGTTCACCGCGCCCAAGACGATGAAGGACCGCCGTCCGCTGGTGGAAAAGTTCGTCCGCGCCTACAAGACGGCGCTGGCCGAATACCACGCCGCCTTCAATGGCAAGGACGCGTCCGGCGCTCTGGTGAAGGGCCCCGGCTATGACGAGCTGCTGACCATCATCGCCGACGCGACCAAGCAGAAGCCGGACATCGCCGCCGCCGGCCTGCCCTATGTCGATCCGCAGGCCCGCCTGCTGGTGGACGACATCGTCAATCAGGTGAAGTTCTGGCAGTCCGAGGGTCAGGTCGACAAGGCGCTGGACCCGATGTCGGTGATGGACCTCAGCGTCGCCGGGCGGTGA
- a CDS encoding ABC transporter ATP-binding protein gives MRLLVSNLTHRYDDLTVLDGIDLTLAEGEILAVIGPSGCGKSTLLGIAGGIVAPTSGSVRVEGEVPDGCLNPITFIFQDFALLPWRSVEDNIALVLEHHPLSSAERRERIDSGLRRMGLWEFRKALPKQLSGGMRQRVGIARALAVRPAMLLLDEPLSALDAQTRELLMDDFLELWRREKTTALYVTHNLDEALRLADRVCVLSRRPGRIRELVTIEEPRERRREPSAQAHLAEVRDRLWHLMKAEAQMADREIARA, from the coding sequence ATGAGGCTTCTCGTTTCCAATCTGACCCACCGCTATGACGACCTGACCGTCCTGGACGGCATCGACCTGACCTTGGCGGAGGGGGAAATCCTGGCCGTGATCGGCCCCAGCGGCTGCGGGAAATCGACGCTGCTCGGCATCGCCGGCGGCATCGTCGCCCCGACCTCCGGCTCGGTCCGGGTCGAGGGCGAGGTGCCGGACGGCTGCCTGAACCCGATCACCTTCATCTTCCAGGATTTCGCCCTGCTGCCCTGGCGCAGTGTGGAGGACAACATCGCCCTGGTGCTGGAGCATCATCCGCTCTCCTCCGCCGAGCGGCGCGAGCGCATTGACAGCGGCCTGCGCCGCATGGGGCTGTGGGAGTTCCGCAAGGCCCTGCCCAAGCAGTTGTCGGGCGGCATGCGCCAGCGGGTCGGCATCGCCCGCGCGTTGGCGGTGCGCCCGGCGATGCTGCTGCTGGACGAACCGCTGTCGGCGCTCGACGCCCAGACGCGCGAGCTGCTGATGGATGATTTCCTGGAGCTGTGGCGGCGGGAGAAGACCACCGCCCTCTACGTCACCCACAATCTGGACGAGGCGCTGCGGCTGGCCGACCGTGTCTGCGTGCTGAGCCGCCGCCCCGGCCGCATCCGCGAGCTGGTCACCATCGAGGAGCCGCGCGAGCGCCGACGGGAGCCGTCGGCCCAGGCCCATCTGGCCGAGGTGCGCGACCGCCTGTGGCACCTGATGAAGGCCGAAGCCCAGATGGCCGACCGGGAGATCGCCCGTGCCTGA
- a CDS encoding ABC transporter ATP-binding protein, which yields MSELVVRDLHRSFGGVQAVGGVSFTLRAGDLLALIGPNGAGKSTCFNLLNGQLRPDSGSVRLDGAELVGLPPRRIWALGVGRTFQITATFASMTVAENVQMVLLSRARRLFGLWRPAAAQFRKPALALLERVGMGPQADRPCGVLAYGDIKRVELAMALASEPTVLLMDEPTAGMAPAERLALMALTAELVRERDLAVLFTEHDMDAVFGHATRVLVLDRGRLIAEGPPDQVRADPRVQSVYLGGEA from the coding sequence ATGAGCGAGCTTGTGGTGCGCGACCTGCACCGCTCCTTCGGCGGGGTGCAGGCGGTCGGCGGCGTCTCCTTCACCCTGCGCGCCGGCGACCTGCTGGCGCTGATCGGCCCGAACGGCGCCGGCAAGAGCACCTGCTTCAACCTGCTGAACGGCCAGCTCCGCCCCGACTCGGGGTCGGTCAGGCTGGACGGCGCCGAGCTGGTCGGGCTGCCGCCCCGGCGCATCTGGGCGCTGGGGGTCGGGCGCACCTTCCAGATCACCGCCACCTTCGCCTCGATGACGGTGGCGGAGAATGTGCAGATGGTGCTGCTGTCGCGCGCCCGCCGGCTGTTCGGCCTGTGGCGTCCCGCCGCCGCCCAGTTCCGCAAGCCGGCGCTGGCCCTGCTGGAGCGGGTCGGCATGGGTCCCCAAGCCGACCGGCCCTGCGGCGTGCTGGCCTATGGCGACATCAAGCGGGTCGAGCTGGCGATGGCGCTGGCGAGCGAACCGACGGTGCTGCTGATGGACGAGCCGACCGCCGGCATGGCGCCGGCCGAGCGGCTCGCCCTGATGGCGCTGACGGCGGAGCTGGTGCGTGAGCGCGACCTCGCCGTGCTGTTCACCGAGCATGACATGGACGCCGTCTTCGGCCACGCCACCCGCGTGCTGGTGCTCGACCGCGGCCGCCTCATCGCCGAGGGCCCGCCGGATCAGGTGCGCGCCGATCCCCGCGTGCAATCCGTCTATCTGGGAGGCGAGGCGTGA
- a CDS encoding ABC transporter substrate-binding protein produces the protein MKHRRPTTSPLAKVLVPATLAAAFCAAAFAGPAIAQSARFSGAPVRVGEINSYTGLPAFTIPYRQGWQLALEEINAAGGVIGCCELQVVSHDDAGKPDDAVRVAQEMVSNEAIDVLAGTYFSHIGLAVADFAARNKIPFVAAEPLTDAITWSKGNRYTFRLRPSTYMQAAMLVEEAAKLPAKRWATVAPNYEYGQSAVAWFKQMLSEKRPDVEFVAEQWPAQGKLEAGPTVQALAAAKPDAIFNVTFGADLAKFVREGEGRGLFRNRKVVSLLTGEPEYLEPMKEEAPEGWIVTGYPWDQIDTPAHKAFVAAYTARFKESPKAGSLVGYITMKAVAAGITKAKSANAEPIVDALAGLTIDSPVGPVTFRASDHQATMGAYVGVTTVKDGRGTMKDWRYADGANYLPPDEAARKMRPAE, from the coding sequence ATGAAGCACCGCCGCCCGACCACCTCGCCGCTGGCGAAGGTCCTTGTCCCCGCCACTCTGGCCGCCGCCTTCTGCGCCGCGGCGTTCGCCGGCCCCGCCATAGCCCAATCGGCCAGGTTCTCCGGCGCGCCGGTGCGGGTCGGCGAGATCAACAGCTACACCGGCCTGCCCGCCTTCACCATCCCCTATCGCCAGGGCTGGCAGCTGGCGCTGGAGGAGATCAACGCGGCCGGCGGCGTGATCGGCTGCTGCGAGCTTCAGGTCGTCTCGCATGACGATGCCGGCAAGCCCGACGACGCAGTGCGCGTCGCCCAGGAGATGGTCAGCAACGAGGCGATCGACGTGCTGGCCGGCACCTATTTCTCCCACATCGGGCTGGCCGTCGCCGATTTCGCCGCGCGTAACAAGATTCCCTTCGTCGCGGCCGAGCCGCTGACCGACGCCATCACCTGGTCCAAGGGCAACCGCTACACCTTCCGCCTGCGCCCCAGCACCTACATGCAGGCGGCGATGCTGGTGGAGGAGGCGGCGAAGCTGCCGGCCAAGCGCTGGGCCACCGTCGCCCCCAACTATGAGTATGGCCAGTCGGCGGTGGCGTGGTTCAAGCAGATGCTGAGCGAAAAGCGCCCCGACGTCGAGTTCGTGGCGGAGCAATGGCCGGCGCAGGGCAAGCTGGAGGCCGGCCCGACCGTGCAGGCGCTTGCCGCCGCCAAGCCCGACGCCATCTTCAACGTCACCTTCGGAGCCGACCTCGCCAAATTCGTGCGCGAAGGCGAGGGGCGCGGGCTGTTCCGCAACCGCAAGGTCGTCAGCCTGCTGACCGGCGAGCCGGAATATCTGGAGCCGATGAAGGAGGAGGCGCCGGAGGGCTGGATCGTCACCGGCTATCCCTGGGACCAGATCGACACCCCCGCCCACAAGGCCTTCGTCGCCGCCTACACCGCGCGCTTCAAGGAATCGCCCAAGGCGGGCTCGCTGGTCGGCTACATCACCATGAAGGCGGTCGCCGCCGGAATCACCAAGGCCAAATCCGCCAATGCCGAGCCGATCGTCGACGCGCTGGCCGGCCTGACCATCGACAGCCCGGTCGGCCCGGTGACCTTCCGCGCATCCGACCATCAGGCGACCATGGGCGCCTATGTCGGCGTCACCACCGTCAAGGACGGGCGCGGCACCATGAAGGACTGGCGCTATGCCGACGGCGCCAACTACCTGCCGCCGGACGAGGCCGCCCGCAAGATGCGGCCGGCGGAATAA
- a CDS encoding ABC transporter permease, whose protein sequence is MELAGVALAWLLPPHLLNEGLDLSADWGLWLFLLAATLLLWRVMGVLAGVPGWTRSVIVPGLFGLGLLVGWEVLVRGFQVPAILLPPPSRIALALAANAPVLWDDFRQTVLTSVLRGSVMGCGAGFLVAILADRVPFLARGLLPLGNLASAIPVVGIAPIMVMWFGFDWQSKAAVIVVMTFFPMLINTLAGLGNSERIQLDLMRSYGAGYGTTLVKLRLPNALPFLFNGLKINSTLALIGAIVAEFFGTPVVGMGFRISTEVARMNLDIVWATIAVAALTGSGLYGALALLERVTTAWHPSMRRR, encoded by the coding sequence GTGGAGCTGGCCGGCGTGGCGCTGGCCTGGCTGCTGCCGCCGCATCTGCTGAATGAGGGGCTGGATCTGTCGGCCGATTGGGGGCTCTGGCTGTTCCTGCTGGCGGCGACGCTGCTTTTATGGCGGGTGATGGGGGTGCTGGCCGGCGTGCCGGGCTGGACACGCTCCGTCATCGTGCCCGGCCTGTTCGGGCTGGGCCTGCTGGTGGGGTGGGAGGTGCTGGTCCGCGGTTTTCAGGTGCCGGCGATCCTGCTGCCGCCGCCCAGCCGCATCGCCTTGGCGCTGGCCGCCAACGCCCCGGTGCTGTGGGACGATTTCCGCCAGACCGTGCTGACCTCCGTCCTGCGCGGCTCTGTGATGGGCTGCGGCGCGGGCTTCCTGGTGGCAATCCTTGCCGACCGTGTGCCCTTTCTTGCCCGTGGATTGCTGCCGCTCGGCAATCTCGCCAGCGCCATTCCCGTGGTGGGCATCGCGCCGATCATGGTGATGTGGTTCGGCTTCGACTGGCAGTCCAAGGCCGCCGTCATCGTGGTGATGACCTTCTTTCCCATGTTGATCAACACGCTGGCGGGTCTCGGCAATTCGGAGCGCATCCAGCTCGACCTGATGCGCTCCTACGGCGCCGGCTATGGCACGACGCTGGTCAAGCTGAGGCTGCCCAACGCGTTGCCCTTCCTGTTCAACGGGTTGAAGATCAATTCCACCCTGGCGCTGATCGGAGCCATCGTCGCCGAGTTCTTCGGCACGCCGGTGGTCGGCATGGGATTCCGCATCTCCACCGAGGTGGCGCGGATGAATCTCGACATCGTCTGGGCCACCATCGCCGTGGCGGCGCTGACCGGCTCCGGCCTTTATGGTGCGCTGGCTCTACTGGAGCGGGTGACGACGGCCTGGCATCCGTCGATGCGGCGGCGCTGA
- a CDS encoding ABC transporter permease, producing the protein MPDSLNPTTAPTVSAIGQPVRFRGGGFTVKRHPWAALAAFALLIGLWEGASRLGLASPLFLPPPSAVARALAGMVADGSLWLNLKASLARIAVGWVLGTAAGMLVGFSMGIFSTARAVGVPLVSAFFPIPKIALLPLFILWFGIGEPSKFATIGFGVFFPTVIATYSAIDQVPRNLIRMAQSFGLPWRAILRSIVLPGALPGILAGFRITASIALILVVAAEMIGAEYGIGAFVLMAGNLMQTDTLLAGVLVLSLLGLAIGTVLSQLERRLLNWR; encoded by the coding sequence GTGCCTGACAGCCTGAACCCCACCACCGCGCCCACCGTCTCCGCAATCGGCCAGCCCGTCCGTTTCCGCGGCGGTGGCTTCACGGTGAAGCGCCATCCCTGGGCGGCGCTGGCCGCCTTCGCCCTGCTGATCGGACTGTGGGAGGGGGCGAGCCGCCTCGGCCTCGCCAGCCCGCTGTTCCTGCCGCCGCCGAGCGCCGTCGCCCGCGCGCTCGCCGGCATGGTGGCGGACGGCTCGCTGTGGCTGAACCTGAAGGCGTCGCTGGCGCGCATCGCCGTCGGCTGGGTGCTGGGCACGGCGGCCGGCATGCTGGTCGGCTTTTCCATGGGCATCTTCTCCACCGCCCGCGCGGTCGGCGTGCCGCTGGTGTCGGCCTTCTTCCCGATCCCGAAGATCGCGCTCTTGCCGCTGTTCATCCTGTGGTTCGGCATCGGCGAGCCGTCGAAATTCGCCACCATCGGCTTCGGCGTCTTCTTCCCCACCGTCATCGCCACCTACAGCGCCATCGACCAGGTGCCGCGCAACCTGATCCGCATGGCGCAGAGCTTCGGCCTGCCCTGGCGGGCGATCCTGCGCTCCATCGTGTTGCCCGGCGCCCTGCCGGGCATCCTTGCCGGCTTCCGCATCACCGCGTCGATCGCGCTGATCCTGGTGGTGGCGGCGGAGATGATCGGCGCGGAATACGGCATCGGCGCCTTCGTGCTGATGGCCGGCAACCTGATGCAGACCGACACGCTGCTGGCCGGGGTGCTGGTGCTGTCGCTGCTGGGGCTCGCCATCGGTACCGTGCTGTCGCAACTGGAGCGGCGCCTGCTGAACTGGCGCTGA
- a CDS encoding polysaccharide biosynthesis/export family protein, which translates to MNRRHVIRALGQGIGLAALAVAMVGCAGNDAPMEAAGAGQIGEYRLGPGDALRVIVFGEEQLSGEFRVDGTGKVAMPLIGEVSAKDRSTRDLEKEISTRLAAGYVKDPKVSVEVLNHRPFFILGEVRNPGQYQYVNGMTALSAVAMAGGYTYRAKEDYVLITRGSDPKKEIRKAPITTAVMPDDVVRVPERYF; encoded by the coding sequence ATGAATCGACGTCATGTGATCCGTGCGCTGGGCCAGGGGATTGGATTGGCGGCGCTCGCCGTCGCCATGGTCGGCTGTGCCGGCAACGACGCGCCGATGGAGGCGGCCGGCGCCGGTCAGATCGGCGAATACCGTCTCGGTCCCGGCGACGCCCTGCGCGTCATCGTGTTCGGCGAGGAGCAGCTGTCCGGCGAGTTCCGCGTGGATGGCACCGGCAAGGTCGCCATGCCGCTGATCGGCGAGGTCTCGGCCAAGGACCGCAGCACCCGTGATCTGGAGAAGGAGATCTCCACCCGTCTGGCCGCCGGTTACGTCAAGGATCCGAAGGTCAGCGTCGAGGTGCTGAACCATCGGCCGTTCTTCATCCTGGGCGAGGTGCGCAACCCCGGCCAGTACCAGTATGTCAACGGCATGACCGCCCTGTCGGCGGTGGCGATGGCCGGCGGCTACACCTACCGCGCCAAGGAGGATTATGTCCTGATCACCCGCGGCAGCGATCCCAAGAAGGAGATCCGCAAGGCCCCGATCACCACCGCGGTGATGCCGGACGATGTCGTCCGCGTGCCGGAGCGCTATTTCTGA
- a CDS encoding ABC transporter permease codes for MSFLLVQALSGLATAATLFLVSSGLTIVFGVTRIVNFAHGSFYMVGAYAGWSLIERFGGTPAGFWGSVAAAAVLTGVMGAVMEIGLLRRLYRSPELFQLLGTFGVVLVVQDLTAWIWGPEDLLGRRAPGLKGSVDILDQPFPLYDLVLIGLGPLVLGLLWLLFNRTRWGTLVRAATQDREMASTLGVDPARLFTGVLVLGCALAGLGGALQVPREAVTLHMDMAIVVEAFVVVVVGGMGSLTGAFLASLLIGQLQAFGILVFPQITLVIVFLFMAVVLVLRPHGLLGRAEETPPTAPATVTVPLSAGSHAGLWALVLLALLVAAPLVAGDYALILLTEVVILALFAASLHLLIGLGGLVSFGHAAWFGLGAYGSALLVKHLGAPMPLALAGAPLLAGIGALVAGWFCVRRSGLYFAMLTLAFAQIVWSVAFQWYAVTGGDNGILGVWPSGWAAGKAAYYWLTLALCGGALWLLRRTAFAPFGYALRAGRDSALRAESVGIDVRRFQWMAFVLAGSAAGLAGGLYAFAKGSVFPSLLAVPQSVDALVMVLMGGLQTVAGPLAGAVAFHLLEAKVMSLTDWWRLSLGLTIVALVLAFPKGIVGFLSGLRSSFGGRRA; via the coding sequence ATGTCCTTCCTCCTCGTCCAGGCCCTCAGCGGGCTCGCGACCGCGGCGACGCTGTTCCTGGTGTCGTCGGGGCTGACCATCGTGTTCGGCGTGACGCGGATCGTGAATTTCGCGCATGGCTCCTTCTACATGGTCGGCGCCTATGCCGGCTGGTCGCTGATCGAGCGCTTCGGCGGCACGCCGGCCGGCTTCTGGGGCTCGGTCGCCGCCGCGGCGGTGCTGACGGGCGTGATGGGGGCGGTGATGGAGATCGGGCTGCTGCGCCGGCTCTACCGCTCGCCGGAGCTGTTCCAGCTTCTCGGCACCTTCGGCGTCGTGCTGGTGGTGCAGGATCTGACCGCCTGGATCTGGGGACCGGAGGATCTGCTGGGCCGCCGGGCGCCGGGACTGAAGGGCTCCGTCGACATTCTCGACCAACCCTTCCCGCTCTACGACCTCGTGCTGATCGGTCTGGGGCCGCTGGTGCTGGGGCTGTTGTGGCTGCTGTTCAACCGCACCCGCTGGGGCACGCTGGTGCGCGCCGCCACCCAGGACCGCGAGATGGCCAGCACGCTCGGCGTCGATCCGGCGCGGCTGTTCACCGGGGTGTTGGTCCTCGGCTGCGCGCTGGCCGGGCTGGGCGGCGCCCTTCAGGTCCCGCGCGAGGCGGTGACGCTGCACATGGACATGGCGATCGTGGTCGAGGCCTTCGTCGTCGTCGTGGTCGGCGGCATGGGCAGCCTGACCGGCGCCTTCCTCGCCTCGCTGCTGATCGGCCAGTTGCAGGCCTTCGGCATCCTGGTCTTCCCTCAGATCACGCTGGTGATCGTCTTCCTGTTCATGGCGGTGGTTCTGGTGCTGCGCCCACACGGCCTGCTCGGCCGGGCCGAGGAGACGCCGCCGACCGCCCCGGCCACGGTGACCGTGCCGCTGTCCGCCGGGAGCCATGCCGGGCTGTGGGCGCTGGTCCTGCTGGCGCTGTTGGTCGCCGCACCGCTGGTCGCCGGCGATTACGCCCTGATCCTGCTGACCGAGGTGGTGATCCTCGCCTTGTTCGCCGCCAGCCTGCATCTGCTGATCGGGCTGGGCGGGCTGGTGTCCTTCGGTCATGCGGCATGGTTCGGGCTGGGCGCCTATGGTTCGGCCCTGCTGGTCAAGCATCTGGGCGCACCGATGCCGCTGGCGCTGGCGGGCGCGCCGCTGCTGGCCGGGATTGGGGCTCTGGTGGCTGGATGGTTCTGCGTCCGGCGGTCGGGGCTCTATTTCGCCATGCTGACGCTGGCCTTCGCCCAGATCGTCTGGTCCGTCGCCTTCCAATGGTACGCGGTGACCGGCGGCGACAACGGCATCCTCGGCGTCTGGCCGTCGGGCTGGGCGGCGGGCAAGGCCGCCTATTATTGGCTGACGCTGGCTCTGTGCGGCGGGGCGTTGTGGCTGCTGCGCCGGACGGCCTTCGCCCCCTTCGGCTATGCGCTGCGGGCCGGGCGCGACTCGGCCCTGCGCGCCGAATCGGTGGGCATCGACGTGCGCCGCTTCCAATGGATGGCCTTCGTGCTGGCCGGCAGTGCGGCGGGACTGGCCGGCGGGCTTTACGCCTTCGCCAAGGGCAGCGTCTTCCCCAGCCTGCTGGCGGTGCCGCAATCGGTCGATGCGCTGGTGATGGTGCTGATGGGCGGCCTCCAGACCGTCGCCGGCCCGCTGGCCGGTGCGGTGGCCTTCCATCTGTTGGAGGCCAAGGTGATGAGCCTTACCGACTGGTGGCGGCTGTCGCTGGGCCTGACCATCGTCGCCCTGGTGCTGGCCTTCCCCAAGGGCATCGTCGGCTTCCTGTCCGGCCTGCGTTCATCCTTTGGCGGGAGGCGGGCATGA
- a CDS encoding MarR family winged helix-turn-helix transcriptional regulator, whose translation MDDFGRLPPDDYQLAGQAHHRLRRAHQRASSIFIDLIGDSMLTPTQWSALATLHAEGPLSQNQLGRLTYMDPATTQGVILRLVERNLVERQPDPQDRRRTSVRLTRIGQALVVDLTANAAAAHERTLAPLTEEERVQFMTLLARLM comes from the coding sequence ATGGACGACTTCGGACGACTGCCTCCCGACGACTACCAGTTGGCCGGTCAGGCTCATCACCGCCTGCGCCGCGCCCACCAGCGGGCATCGTCGATCTTCATCGACCTGATCGGTGATTCGATGCTGACACCGACGCAATGGTCGGCACTGGCGACCCTTCATGCCGAAGGCCCGCTGTCGCAGAACCAGCTCGGCCGGCTGACCTACATGGACCCGGCGACCACCCAGGGCGTCATCCTGCGGCTGGTGGAGCGCAATCTGGTCGAACGCCAGCCCGACCCGCAGGATCGCCGCCGCACCAGCGTCCGTCTGACGCGGATCGGCCAGGCCCTGGTCGTCGACCTGACGGCGAACGCCGCCGCCGCCCACGAGCGCACGCTGGCCCCCCTGACGGAGGAGGAGCGGGTACAGTTCATGACGCTGCTGGCCCGCCTGATGTAG